A window of Jatrophihabitans sp. contains these coding sequences:
- a CDS encoding anthranilate synthase component I, producing the protein MTEIGRAELADLARTHRLVPLTRTLFADAETPVGVYRKLSGGRPGTFLLESAEPGASFSRWSFVGVNAIATLTADDSVGGGARWQGEAPLGLPTAGDPLELLAGAWRAVRGPRLPGLPPLTGGFVGYLSYDVVRRIETLPEIAPDELGLPELMMLLVTDLAAVDHHNRTVTLIANAVLHPEMTGDELDAAYADAQRRLDAMARDLAAPTESTVVPMVTVPPKPARSRTPAGEFEAAVRQCLEAIRAGEVFQILPGQRFITETDANAFDVYRALRTLNPSPYLYYLHFADFDIVGSSPEALVTVSEDCATIHPIAGTRPRGADAVADAALVAELLADPKERAEHVMLVDLARNDLGRICRPGSVQVIEFGVVERYSHVWHIVSTVTGTVQPGKDAFDVFTAVFPHGTVSGAPKVRAMQLLEEIEPVRRGVYAGAVGYFDSAGDMDLAIAIRTAVMVGGTAYVQAGAGVVADSIPANEEAETRNKARAVLQAIATAETLRT; encoded by the coding sequence ATGACCGAGATCGGACGGGCCGAGCTTGCCGACCTGGCCCGGACCCACCGGCTGGTCCCGCTCACCCGCACCCTGTTCGCCGACGCCGAGACCCCGGTGGGGGTGTACCGCAAGCTCAGCGGCGGGCGTCCCGGAACATTCCTGCTGGAATCAGCGGAGCCTGGTGCCTCCTTCTCTCGTTGGTCTTTCGTGGGAGTCAACGCGATAGCGACCCTGACCGCCGATGACAGCGTCGGCGGCGGGGCCCGATGGCAGGGCGAGGCCCCGCTGGGCCTGCCCACCGCGGGTGACCCGCTGGAGCTGCTGGCCGGCGCCTGGCGGGCCGTCCGGGGCCCCCGGCTACCCGGGCTGCCGCCGCTGACCGGCGGCTTCGTGGGCTACCTGAGCTATGACGTGGTGCGCCGGATCGAGACGCTGCCCGAGATCGCGCCGGACGAGCTCGGCCTGCCCGAGCTGATGATGCTGCTGGTGACCGACCTGGCCGCGGTGGATCACCACAACCGCACCGTGACGCTGATCGCCAACGCCGTCCTGCATCCGGAGATGACCGGCGACGAGCTCGACGCCGCCTACGCCGACGCCCAGCGCCGGCTGGACGCGATGGCACGCGACCTGGCCGCGCCGACCGAGTCGACGGTGGTGCCGATGGTGACGGTGCCGCCCAAGCCGGCCCGCTCGCGCACCCCGGCCGGCGAGTTCGAGGCGGCGGTGCGCCAGTGCCTGGAGGCCATCCGGGCCGGTGAGGTCTTTCAGATCCTGCCCGGCCAGCGCTTCATCACCGAGACCGATGCCAACGCCTTCGACGTCTACCGGGCGCTGCGCACCCTGAACCCCTCGCCGTACCTGTACTACCTGCACTTCGCCGACTTCGACATCGTCGGCTCCAGCCCCGAGGCGCTGGTGACGGTGTCCGAGGACTGCGCCACCATCCACCCGATCGCCGGCACCCGGCCGCGGGGCGCGGACGCGGTGGCCGACGCCGCGCTGGTGGCCGAGCTGCTGGCCGATCCCAAGGAGCGCGCCGAGCACGTGATGCTGGTGGACCTGGCCCGCAACGACCTGGGACGGATCTGCCGTCCCGGCTCGGTCCAGGTGATCGAGTTCGGGGTGGTCGAGCGCTACAGCCACGTCTGGCACATCGTCTCGACGGTGACCGGGACGGTGCAGCCGGGCAAGGACGCCTTCGACGTGTTCACCGCGGTGTTCCCGCACGGCACCGTCTCCGGCGCGCCCAAGGTGCGGGCGATGCAGTTGCTGGAGGAGATCGAGCCGGTCCGGCGCGGTGTCTACGCCGGCGCGGTCGGCTACTTCGACTCGGCCGGTGACATGGACCTGGCGATCGCGATCCGGACCGCGGTGATGGTCGGGGGCACCGCCTACGTCCAGGCCGGGGCCGGCGTGGTGGCCGACTCGATCCCGGCCAACGAGGAGGCCGAGACCCGCAACAAGGCAAGAGCGGTGCTGCAGGCGATCGCCACGGCCGAAACACTGAGAACATGA
- a CDS encoding Trp biosynthesis-associated membrane protein has protein sequence MTPQTLAGPSRSAQRREMACVLGLGLLAAALILFAAGRSWIRVTVLRIPPFGPLQDELTGRELYPALTGLAVVALLGGALVLVTGGMVRRLLGVALVPVGGWAGGYGFRGLDGGHPSGLDQPAGATLTERSGLEQLHWHPFWPGVTVGAAMLLMLCGLLLAVRAGRWQVSLWARYAAPGVVAESTDPWRRLDRGEDPTVSDR, from the coding sequence ATGACCCCCCAGACGCTGGCCGGTCCGAGCCGGTCCGCGCAGCGCCGTGAGATGGCCTGCGTCCTGGGGCTGGGCTTGCTGGCCGCCGCGCTGATCCTGTTCGCTGCCGGCCGGTCCTGGATAAGGGTCACGGTCCTGCGGATTCCGCCGTTCGGGCCGCTGCAGGATGAGCTGACCGGCCGCGAGCTGTACCCGGCGCTGACCGGGCTGGCCGTGGTGGCGCTGCTGGGCGGGGCGCTGGTGCTGGTGACCGGCGGTATGGTGCGTCGGCTGCTGGGCGTGGCGCTGGTGCCGGTCGGCGGTTGGGCGGGCGGATATGGCTTCAGGGGATTGGACGGTGGCCACCCGTCGGGGTTGGACCAGCCGGCGGGTGCCACGCTCACCGAGCGCTCCGGGCTGGAGCAACTGCACTGGCATCCCTTCTGGCCTGGCGTCACTGTGGGGGCGGCGATGCTGCTGATGCTCTGCGGCCTGCTGCTGGCGGTCCGGGCGGGCCGGTGGCAAGTGAGCCTGTGGGCCAGGTACGCGGCCCCCGGGGTGGTCGCCGAATCGACTGACCCGTGGCGCCGACTGGACCGCGGTGAAGATCCGACAGTGTCCGATCGCTAA
- the trpC gene encoding indole-3-glycerol phosphate synthase TrpC — translation MNVLEDILRGVRLDVAARQAKLSLDEVRAAAKAAPTPLDGYRALRAPGVAVIAEVKRRSPSKGLLAEIASPGELARQYQAGGARVISVLTEERRFGGSLADLDQVRAAVHTPVLRKDFVISAYQVHEARAHGADLVLLIVAALEQNALIGLRERIESLGMTAIVEVHDEEEASRALDAGARVIGVNARSLKTLQVDRSVFERIAPGLPSEIVKVAESGVRGAHDLITYASAGADAVLVGEGLVTSGNPRQAVADLVTAGAHPATPRTAR, via the coding sequence GTGAACGTCCTCGAGGACATCCTCCGAGGTGTCCGGCTGGATGTCGCCGCCCGCCAAGCCAAGCTCAGCCTGGACGAGGTCCGGGCCGCCGCCAAGGCCGCGCCCACCCCGCTGGACGGCTACCGCGCCTTGCGGGCCCCCGGCGTGGCGGTGATCGCCGAGGTCAAGCGGCGCAGCCCGTCCAAGGGCCTGCTGGCCGAGATCGCCTCGCCGGGGGAGCTGGCCCGGCAGTACCAGGCCGGTGGCGCCCGGGTGATCAGCGTCCTGACCGAGGAGCGCCGGTTCGGGGGCTCGCTCGCCGACCTGGACCAGGTGCGGGCGGCGGTCCACACCCCGGTGCTGCGCAAGGACTTCGTGATCAGCGCCTACCAGGTGCACGAGGCCCGGGCCCACGGCGCTGACCTGGTGCTGCTGATCGTGGCCGCGCTGGAGCAGAACGCCCTGATCGGCCTGCGCGAGCGAATCGAGTCACTGGGGATGACGGCGATCGTCGAGGTGCACGACGAGGAGGAAGCCTCCCGCGCGCTGGACGCCGGCGCCCGGGTGATCGGCGTGAACGCCCGCAGCCTCAAGACCCTGCAGGTGGACCGGTCGGTGTTCGAGCGGATCGCGCCGGGCCTGCCCAGCGAGATCGTCAAGGTCGCCGAGTCCGGGGTGCGCGGCGCCCACGACCTGATCACCTACGCCTCGGCCGGCGCCGACGCGGTGCTGGTCGGCGAGGGCCTGGTGACCTCGGGCAACCCGCGGCAGGCGGTCGCGGACCTGGTGACCGCCGGCGCCCATCCGGCGACGCCGCGGACCGCGCGCTAG
- a CDS encoding quinone oxidoreductase has protein sequence MPAQTTDALVVTEHGGTDVLEIQTREIDQPGPGQLLVQVAAAGVNFIDVYQREGIYPAPVPFTLGSEGAGIVLGTGEGVTSAVPGDRVCWCMTPGSAAGLALVPESAAVPVPEPIPLEQAAAVLLQGMTAHFLVNDTYPVQAGDTVLVHAGAGGVGQLLVQMIKAKDAAVIAGVSSEAKAAKVRALGADHVLNYAEIIDLAAAVRELTGGVGVAAVYDGVGKSTFDASLASLRVRGTLAVFGAASGQVPPFDLQRLNSGGSLFLTRPSLAHHIQTRHELLTRAGAVLNALAFGGLQVEIGGRYPLAEAVRCYSDLEGRRTTGKLLLIP, from the coding sequence ATGCCCGCACAGACGACCGACGCCCTGGTAGTGACCGAGCACGGTGGCACCGATGTGCTCGAGATCCAGACCCGCGAGATCGATCAGCCCGGCCCCGGCCAGCTGCTGGTGCAGGTCGCCGCCGCCGGGGTGAACTTCATCGATGTCTACCAGCGCGAGGGGATCTACCCGGCGCCGGTGCCGTTCACGCTCGGCAGCGAGGGTGCCGGGATCGTGCTGGGCACCGGCGAGGGCGTCACCAGCGCGGTGCCCGGCGACCGGGTCTGCTGGTGCATGACGCCGGGCAGCGCGGCCGGTCTGGCCCTGGTGCCCGAGAGCGCCGCCGTGCCGGTGCCCGAGCCGATCCCGCTGGAGCAGGCCGCCGCGGTGCTGCTGCAGGGCATGACCGCCCACTTCCTGGTCAACGACACCTACCCGGTGCAGGCCGGTGACACGGTGCTGGTGCACGCCGGCGCCGGCGGGGTGGGCCAGCTGCTGGTGCAAATGATCAAGGCCAAGGACGCCGCGGTGATCGCAGGAGTCTCCAGCGAGGCCAAGGCCGCCAAGGTGCGCGCACTGGGCGCTGACCACGTCCTGAACTACGCCGAGATCATCGACCTCGCCGCCGCGGTGCGCGAGCTGACCGGCGGCGTCGGGGTGGCGGCGGTCTATGACGGCGTCGGCAAGTCCACCTTCGACGCCTCGCTGGCCTCTCTGCGGGTCCGCGGCACGCTGGCGGTGTTCGGCGCGGCCAGCGGCCAGGTGCCGCCGTTCGACCTGCAGCGGCTGAACTCCGGGGGCTCGCTGTTCCTCACCCGGCCGAGCCTGGCGCACCACATCCAGACCCGGCACGAGCTGCTGACCCGGGCCGGCGCGGTGCTCAACGCCCTGGCCTTCGGCGGCCTGCAGGTCGAGATCGGCGGCCGGTACCCGCTGGCCGAGGCGGTGCGGTGCTACTCCGACCTGGAGGGGCGCCGCACCACCGGCAAGCTGCTGCTCATCCCCTAG
- the lgt gene encoding prolipoprotein diacylglyceryl transferase: MQIIEAAIPSPTVSVIRLGPFSVHLYALCIVAGILVAIWLTDRRWRARGGARHQVSDVAGWAVLFGILGGRLYHVITDAQLYFGEGKDPVDALKIWDGGLGIWGAIALGGLGAWIGCRRHKMNFTAFADCAAPAVLLAQAIGRLGNWFNNELYGRATTLPWKLEIHELDVASGEAARDAAGNAVVLGFFHPTFLYEMLWSLLVVAVLLWLDRRRVLGAGQVLALYVVGYTFGRFWVELLRDDEANQILGMRVNSWVSILVFLAGLAWFLRLRGRPRSVAEPGHSPDGIESGTRSDGAAGPVDLTKPADQVGRGPVEPTDEPADAAIDSDHVQHAEGRSTGPSAGGGPAGADGSAAPPDR, encoded by the coding sequence GTGCAGATCATCGAAGCGGCTATCCCCTCTCCGACCGTGAGCGTGATCCGGCTGGGCCCGTTCTCGGTCCACCTGTACGCGCTGTGCATCGTGGCCGGCATCCTGGTGGCCATCTGGCTCACCGACCGCCGCTGGCGGGCCCGTGGCGGCGCCAGGCACCAGGTGAGTGACGTGGCCGGCTGGGCGGTGCTGTTCGGCATCCTCGGCGGCCGGCTGTACCACGTGATCACCGACGCGCAGCTGTACTTCGGCGAGGGCAAGGACCCGGTGGACGCCCTCAAGATCTGGGACGGCGGCCTCGGGATCTGGGGCGCGATCGCGCTGGGGGGCCTGGGCGCCTGGATCGGCTGCCGCCGCCACAAGATGAACTTCACCGCCTTCGCCGACTGCGCCGCGCCCGCCGTCCTGCTCGCCCAGGCGATCGGCAGGTTGGGCAACTGGTTCAACAACGAGCTGTACGGCCGGGCCACCACGCTGCCGTGGAAGCTGGAGATCCACGAGCTGGACGTGGCCTCGGGCGAGGCGGCCCGGGACGCCGCCGGCAATGCCGTGGTGCTGGGCTTCTTCCACCCCACCTTCCTGTACGAGATGCTGTGGAGCCTGCTGGTGGTGGCCGTGCTGCTGTGGCTCGACCGCCGCCGGGTGCTGGGCGCGGGCCAGGTCCTGGCGCTCTACGTGGTGGGCTACACCTTCGGCCGGTTCTGGGTCGAGCTGCTGCGCGATGACGAGGCCAACCAGATCCTGGGCATGCGGGTGAACAGCTGGGTGTCGATCCTGGTGTTCCTGGCCGGGCTGGCCTGGTTCCTGCGGCTCAGGGGCAGGCCGCGCAGCGTGGCAGAGCCGGGGCACTCACCGGACGGGATCGAATCCGGGACCCGATCCGACGGGGCGGCCGGCCCGGTTGACCTGACCAAGCCCGCCGACCAGGTGGGCCGTGGCCCGGTCGAGCCAACCGACGAGCCGGCTGATGCCGCCATAGACTCAGACCATGTCCAGCATGCCGAAGGCCGATCCACGGGGCCCAGCGCAGGCGGTGGCCCAGCAGGAGCCGACGGCAGCGCCGCACCACCCGATCGGTGA
- a CDS encoding VIT1/CCC1 transporter family protein, which translates to MSSMPKADPRGPAQAVAQQEPTAAPHHPIGDPAHQVGHEHREVSGGWLRPTVFGMVDGLVSNFGLVAGVAAASAGARPVMIAGVAGLLAGAFSMGSGEYVSVRSQNESMRAEVEVERLELEDNPEAELAELTQIYIDKGVDPELAQLVAEQLSVDPTQALEIHAQEELGVDIHDLPNPWLASGSSFLSFSLGALLPMLPFLFGADVLWLAAILTLTGLFVTGAITARFTTRPWYYAGARQLLLGAVTFAITYGIGHLIGANVA; encoded by the coding sequence ATGTCCAGCATGCCGAAGGCCGATCCACGGGGCCCAGCGCAGGCGGTGGCCCAGCAGGAGCCGACGGCAGCGCCGCACCACCCGATCGGTGATCCCGCGCACCAGGTCGGCCACGAGCACCGCGAGGTCTCCGGCGGCTGGCTGCGCCCGACCGTGTTCGGCATGGTCGACGGGCTGGTGTCGAACTTCGGCCTGGTAGCCGGGGTCGCGGCGGCCAGCGCCGGCGCCCGGCCGGTGATGATCGCGGGCGTGGCGGGCCTGCTGGCCGGCGCCTTCTCGATGGGCAGCGGCGAGTACGTCTCGGTGCGCAGCCAGAACGAGTCGATGCGGGCCGAGGTGGAGGTCGAGCGCCTCGAGCTCGAGGACAACCCGGAGGCCGAGCTGGCCGAGCTGACCCAGATCTACATCGACAAGGGAGTCGATCCGGAGCTGGCCCAGCTGGTCGCCGAGCAGCTGTCAGTGGACCCCACGCAGGCCTTGGAGATCCACGCCCAGGAGGAGCTGGGCGTCGACATCCACGACCTGCCCAACCCGTGGCTGGCCTCGGGCTCGTCGTTCCTGTCGTTCTCCCTCGGCGCGCTGCTGCCGATGCTGCCGTTCCTGTTCGGGGCCGACGTGCTGTGGCTGGCGGCCATCCTGACCTTGACCGGGCTGTTCGTGACCGGCGCGATCACCGCGCGGTTCACCACCCGGCCCTGGTACTACGCCGGCGCCCGCCAGCTGCTGCTGGGCGCGGTGACCTTCGCGATCACCTACGGCATCGGCCACCTGATCGGCGCCAACGTCGCCTGA
- a CDS encoding ion channel yields the protein MAEPARLPRLLERARRQPSAFLLATQLLGVLIYPYLGESRTGTGAVALFGLLVLALAVWSVETTTWTVWVSIGLGVPSVIFTVCQLLSDAAVWQAWGSGFESAFYFYAAFSLIAYMLADRDITRDELFAVGATFTLLAWAFAHLYVLTQVIWPGSFTAALNAGEPRTWMELLFLSFTTLSSTGLSDVVPVLPHARSFVMIEQVAGIAYVAMIVSWMVGLTVARSRARHGSADELN from the coding sequence TTGGCTGAGCCGGCTCGGTTGCCGAGGCTGCTCGAACGGGCCCGCCGGCAACCCTCGGCGTTCCTGCTGGCGACCCAGCTGCTCGGGGTGCTGATCTACCCCTACCTGGGTGAGTCCCGGACCGGCACCGGCGCGGTGGCGCTGTTCGGCCTGCTGGTGCTGGCGCTGGCCGTCTGGTCGGTCGAGACGACCACCTGGACGGTCTGGGTGTCGATCGGCCTGGGCGTCCCCTCGGTGATCTTCACGGTCTGCCAGCTGCTTTCCGATGCCGCGGTGTGGCAGGCCTGGGGGTCGGGCTTCGAGTCGGCGTTCTACTTCTACGCCGCCTTCAGCCTGATCGCCTACATGCTCGCCGACCGCGACATCACCCGCGACGAGCTGTTCGCCGTCGGCGCCACCTTCACCCTGCTGGCCTGGGCCTTCGCCCACCTGTACGTGCTCACCCAGGTGATCTGGCCGGGCTCGTTCACGGCCGCGCTCAACGCGGGCGAGCCGCGGACCTGGATGGAGCTGCTGTTCCTCTCGTTCACCACGCTGTCCAGCACCGGCCTGTCCGACGTGGTGCCGGTGCTGCCGCATGCCCGCAGCTTCGTGATGATCGAGCAGGTGGCCGGGATCGCCTACGTGGCGATGATCGTGTCCTGGATGGTCGGGCTGACGGTGGCCCGGTCCCGGGCCCGGCACGGGTCGGCCGACGAGCTGAACTGA
- a CDS encoding ankyrin repeat domain-containing protein yields the protein MASLSEFFAAIAVGDVDRVRRMLDAEPSLLANLGPDGASPALTALYNGHAPLADELAARTGALSVFEAAAFDDTTRLAELIAANRSVIDSWSADGWQALHLAAYFGRAEAARMLLDADAEVAEPSHNELAVHPLHAAAAGGHSELVWILIASDAPVHARQRGGWTPLHSAAANGDLESVLALLSAGADSAAANDDGRTPIELASEDTVRTALLGGNVG from the coding sequence ATGGCGTCCCTGAGCGAGTTCTTTGCCGCGATCGCGGTCGGCGACGTCGATCGGGTGCGCCGGATGCTCGACGCCGAGCCGTCGCTGCTGGCCAACCTCGGTCCGGACGGCGCGTCGCCGGCGCTGACCGCGCTGTACAACGGCCACGCGCCGCTGGCCGACGAGCTGGCCGCGCGCACCGGGGCGCTGTCGGTGTTCGAGGCGGCCGCCTTCGACGACACCACCCGGCTGGCCGAGCTGATCGCCGCCAACCGGTCGGTGATCGACTCGTGGAGCGCCGACGGCTGGCAGGCGCTGCACCTGGCCGCCTACTTCGGCCGCGCCGAGGCGGCCCGGATGCTGCTCGACGCCGACGCCGAGGTGGCCGAGCCGTCCCACAACGAGCTGGCGGTGCACCCGCTGCACGCAGCCGCCGCCGGCGGGCACTCGGAGCTGGTCTGGATCCTGATCGCCTCGGACGCCCCGGTGCACGCCCGCCAGCGCGGCGGCTGGACCCCGCTGCACTCGGCGGCGGCCAACGGCGACCTGGAGTCGGTGCTGGCGCTGCTGTCGGCCGGCGCGGACTCGGCCGCGGCCAACGACGACGGCCGGACGCCGATCGAGCTCGCCTCCGAGGACACGGTGCGCACGGCGTTGCTCGGCGGCAACGTTGGCTGA